In a single window of the Oscillospiraceae bacterium genome:
- a CDS encoding NHLP bacteriocin export ABC transporter permease/ATPase subunit, with the protein MGWFNEQIKQRKENDNSVFSDSFIGIADAVMGTKISAALGDNCKITKNAIDEILKYYNVKTHEIPDTIRDMNDQLEYLMRPYGIMRRTVNLENGWYKDAIGGMLAILKSDRSVVALIPTGLSGYSFFETGSGKRVKINHKNENLFESEAIAFYKPFPLKKINVSVLMKYIVNTLSISDFVLFGFATLAIILIGLLSPKLNNLIFSDVIGSGSMRLFFAITAFMICVSFSTLLINSVKSLLMTRINTKMDISVQAAVMARILSLPAGFFKNYSSGELSRRAQYINTLCNMLFSTFLSTGLTSLFSLIYISQIFIYAPALVVPALVIILISVVFSIISAFVQMKISKKSMELNAKESGMSYALITGVQKIKLSGAEKRAFAKWGNLYAQGTQLSYNPPTFIKINSVINTAISLIGSIVMYYTAVKSHVSVADYYAFNTAYGMISGAFLALASIALTAAQFKPIIEMAKPIMDAVPEVSEGKQVVTKLSGGIELSNISFRYSENMPLVVNDLSLKIRPGQYVAIVGATGCGKSTLMRLMLGFETPQKGAVYYDGKDLNSIDLKSLRRMVGVVMQNGKLFSGDIYSNITISAPWLKMDEAWKAAELSGIADDIRRMPMGMNTIISEGSGGISGGQRQRLMIARAIAPKPKILMFDEATSALDNLTQKKVSESLNNLKCTRIVIAHRLSTIKQCDRIIYLEKGRIAEDGTYDDLIRKNGKFAELVARQRLDTQDNHDNQNMTDIPEPKKAMA; encoded by the coding sequence ATGGGATGGTTTAATGAACAGATAAAGCAAAGAAAAGAAAACGATAACAGTGTTTTTTCTGATTCCTTTATCGGAATTGCCGACGCAGTCATGGGAACAAAAATATCAGCGGCGCTTGGTGATAACTGCAAGATAACAAAAAACGCTATTGACGAAATCTTGAAGTATTATAATGTCAAGACACATGAGATTCCCGATACGATTCGGGATATGAATGATCAACTTGAATATCTGATGCGTCCTTACGGCATAATGCGCCGTACGGTAAATCTTGAAAATGGCTGGTATAAGGACGCAATAGGCGGGATGCTCGCAATACTCAAATCTGACAGAAGCGTAGTCGCGCTGATACCGACGGGCTTATCAGGTTACAGCTTTTTTGAAACAGGCAGCGGCAAACGAGTTAAAATCAATCATAAAAACGAGAATTTGTTCGAATCCGAAGCAATAGCATTTTATAAACCATTTCCATTAAAAAAGATAAATGTTTCGGTACTGATGAAATATATTGTCAACACGCTGTCGATTTCAGATTTCGTTCTGTTCGGTTTCGCAACACTTGCAATAATACTTATCGGTTTGTTATCGCCAAAGCTGAACAACCTTATATTTTCTGATGTAATCGGAAGCGGAAGTATGAGACTGTTCTTTGCTATTACCGCCTTTATGATTTGTGTTTCATTCAGCACTTTGCTTATAAATTCAGTCAAGTCGCTTCTCATGACGCGAATCAACACCAAAATGGACATTTCGGTACAGGCGGCGGTTATGGCACGAATACTGTCACTGCCCGCCGGCTTTTTCAAAAATTACAGTTCCGGCGAGCTTTCCCGTCGTGCACAGTATATAAACACATTATGCAATATGTTGTTCTCTACATTTTTATCCACAGGGCTTACATCCTTATTCTCTCTTATCTATATATCGCAGATTTTTATATATGCTCCGGCTCTGGTGGTTCCGGCACTCGTAATTATTCTAATATCTGTAGTATTCTCCATAATTTCTGCATTTGTACAGATGAAAATCAGTAAAAAGTCGATGGAACTCAACGCAAAAGAAAGCGGCATGAGTTATGCACTTATTACCGGTGTACAAAAAATTAAGCTTTCCGGTGCGGAAAAAAGAGCTTTTGCAAAATGGGGAAATCTCTACGCGCAGGGAACGCAGCTTTCATATAATCCGCCGACATTCATTAAAATAAACAGCGTTATCAACACTGCTATTTCGCTTATAGGAAGCATTGTAATGTATTACACCGCAGTTAAAAGCCATGTATCGGTTGCAGATTATTATGCTTTCAATACTGCCTACGGCATGATATCCGGAGCGTTCCTCGCGCTCGCATCTATTGCGCTTACGGCAGCGCAGTTCAAGCCGATTATTGAAATGGCAAAGCCGATCATGGACGCTGTTCCTGAGGTATCAGAAGGAAAGCAGGTGGTGACAAAGCTTTCAGGCGGTATTGAACTGAGTAATATTTCTTTCCGCTACAGCGAAAATATGCCGCTTGTTGTCAATGATCTTTCACTCAAGATTCGTCCCGGTCAGTATGTCGCAATCGTAGGCGCGACCGGCTGCGGCAAATCCACGCTGATGCGCCTGATGCTTGGCTTTGAGACACCGCAAAAAGGAGCGGTATACTATGACGGTAAAGATCTAAACTCTATTGATCTTAAATCGCTGCGACGCATGGTTGGCGTTGTTATGCAAAACGGAAAGCTCTTTTCAGGCGATATCTATTCAAACATTACCATTTCCGCTCCATGGCTTAAAATGGACGAAGCGTGGAAAGCGGCGGAATTATCCGGCATTGCCGATGATATACGCAGAATGCCTATGGGAATGAACACAATAATTTCAGAAGGCTCAGGCGGCATATCAGGCGGACAAAGGCAGAGGCTGATGATTGCGCGTGCGATTGCTCCAAAACCAAAAATACTGATGTTTGACGAGGCGACATCGGCACTTGATAATTTAACTCAAAAGAAAGTATCAGAGTCGCTGAATAACTTGAAATGTACAAGAATTGTAATCGCTCACCGGCTTTCTACTATAAAGCAGTGTGACCGTATCATTTATCTGGAAAAAGGCCGGATTGCCGAAGACGGTACATATGATGACCTTATCCGAAAGAACGGTAAGTTTGCGGAGCTTGTCGCAAGACAGCGGCTTGATACTCAGGATAATCATGATAATCAAAATATGACGGATATTCCGGAACCTAAGAAAGCCATGGCATAA
- a CDS encoding NHLP family bacteriocin export ABC transporter peptidase/permease/ATPase subunit: MEKKAKIRHPISKGVAKVPVVMQMEALECGAASLAMILAYYSKWIPLEQVRADCGVSRDGSNAKNILKAARNYGLTANGYRYEPDDLKSKGKFPCIIHWNFNHFVVLDGFRGDKAYLNDPAKGNYSVSMEAFDKSFTGICLIFEPDESFEPSGTPKSMLAYAKTRLKGASAAIIFVVLTTAVTSLIGIIQPVFSRIFLDRLLTGRNPDWFIPFIIGLSALSLIQIVVSWVQTVYSLRINGKLAVIGNTSFMWKILRMPMAFFSQRMAGDIQSRKETNASVANNLVNIFAPLALNSLMMVFYLVVMIRYSYVMTIVGVVSVLLNLFISRMISQKRVNLTRVQMRDSGKLAGATVAGIEMIETIKASGAENGFFEKWSGYQASVNTQKVKFAKLNQYLGMLPSLVSSLTNTAILMIGVLLTIKGQFTVGMIMAFQGFLSSFTSPATTLISSGQKLQEMRTEMERVEDVMEYPTDVNYGHDEIDDNMEYDKLSGAVEIKDITFGYSKFDKPLIENFNLVLKPGSRVAFVGSSGCGKSTLSKLISGLYQPWSGEILFDGKSIPEIDRSVFTGSLAVVDQDIILFEDTISNNIKMWDNSIEDFEMIMAARDAQLHEDIMQRDGGYNYKITEGGKDFSGGQRQRMEIARVLAQDPTIIILDEATSALDAKTEYEVIKSIKDRGITCIVVAHRLSTIRDCDEIIVLDHGEVIERGTHDELYAKNGMYTQLVSNE, encoded by the coding sequence ATGGAGAAAAAAGCAAAAATCAGACATCCCATTTCGAAGGGTGTTGCCAAGGTTCCGGTAGTAATGCAGATGGAAGCATTGGAATGCGGTGCGGCATCCCTCGCAATGATACTCGCTTATTATAGTAAATGGATTCCTCTGGAACAGGTTCGTGCTGATTGCGGCGTATCACGTGATGGCTCTAACGCAAAAAATATTCTGAAAGCAGCAAGAAATTATGGACTTACGGCAAACGGATACCGTTATGAACCTGATGATTTAAAAAGCAAAGGTAAATTTCCGTGCATTATTCATTGGAATTTTAATCACTTTGTGGTGCTTGACGGCTTCAGGGGAGACAAGGCTTATCTGAATGATCCCGCAAAAGGCAATTACAGCGTTTCAATGGAAGCCTTTGATAAGTCCTTTACCGGAATCTGTCTTATATTTGAACCGGATGAAAGCTTTGAACCGAGCGGTACACCAAAAAGTATGCTCGCTTATGCAAAGACCCGCCTGAAGGGCGCAAGCGCGGCTATTATCTTTGTGGTGCTGACCACCGCTGTCACTTCGTTAATCGGCATTATTCAACCTGTGTTTTCCCGTATATTTCTTGACCGTCTTCTGACAGGACGGAATCCCGACTGGTTTATACCATTTATCATAGGCTTATCGGCATTATCTCTCATACAAATTGTAGTTTCGTGGGTACAGACCGTATATTCGCTTCGGATCAACGGTAAACTGGCCGTGATCGGCAATACGAGTTTTATGTGGAAAATTCTGCGTATGCCTATGGCGTTTTTCTCACAGCGTATGGCAGGCGATATCCAATCGCGTAAAGAAACAAATGCGTCTGTCGCAAATAATCTGGTAAATATTTTTGCTCCGTTGGCGCTTAATTCACTCATGATGGTATTTTATCTGGTCGTAATGATACGATACAGCTATGTTATGACAATTGTGGGAGTGGTATCAGTTCTTTTGAATTTGTTTATCTCTCGCATGATTTCGCAAAAACGTGTCAATCTTACCCGTGTACAGATGCGAGATTCCGGAAAGCTTGCCGGTGCGACTGTCGCGGGGATAGAAATGATCGAAACAATAAAAGCCAGCGGCGCGGAAAACGGTTTTTTTGAAAAATGGTCAGGATATCAGGCCAGTGTTAATACGCAAAAAGTCAAATTTGCAAAGTTGAATCAATATCTCGGGATGCTTCCGAGTCTTGTTTCTTCACTGACAAACACTGCAATTCTTATGATCGGCGTGTTGCTGACGATTAAAGGTCAGTTTACAGTTGGTATGATTATGGCATTTCAGGGGTTTTTGTCGTCTTTTACTTCCCCGGCAACCACTCTAATTTCTTCAGGACAGAAGCTTCAGGAAATGCGTACGGAAATGGAACGCGTCGAGGATGTAATGGAATATCCGACCGATGTGAACTATGGTCATGACGAGATTGACGATAACATGGAATATGACAAGCTTTCCGGAGCGGTTGAAATAAAGGATATAACCTTTGGTTATTCCAAGTTTGACAAACCGTTGATAGAAAATTTTAACTTAGTGCTAAAACCCGGCAGCCGCGTAGCTTTTGTCGGTTCTTCCGGCTGCGGCAAATCCACTTTGTCAAAGCTTATTTCAGGGCTTTATCAGCCGTGGAGCGGCGAAATATTATTTGACGGAAAATCCATACCTGAAATTGACAGAAGCGTATTCACCGGTTCTCTGGCGGTTGTCGATCAGGATATCATCCTTTTCGAGGATACAATTTCAAATAATATCAAAATGTGGGATAACTCTATCGAAGATTTTGAAATGATAATGGCCGCGCGGGATGCTCAGCTCCATGAGGATATCATGCAGCGTGACGGCGGCTATAATTATAAAATCACCGAGGGGGGCAAGGATTTTTCCGGCGGTCAGAGGCAGCGGATGGAAATCGCCCGCGTTCTTGCGCAGGATCCTACAATAATAATACTAGACGAGGCTACATCGGCGCTTGATGCCAAAACCGAATATGAAGTTATAAAATCCATTAAGGACAGAGGCATCACATGCATTGTGGTTGCGCATCGGCTTTCAACTATCCGTGATTGTGATGAAATAATTGTACTTGATCATGGCGAAGTCATCGAGCGCGGTACACATGACGAATTATATGCGAAAAACGGCATGTATACACAGCTTGTATCGAATGAGTGA
- a CDS encoding ATP-binding protein, with the protein MKELTIDATVDNIAQVTAFVDENLETFDCPLKAQMQIDIAIDELFGNIAQYAYNPDIGPATVRVEVIENPLSVLITFIDNGIPYDPLIKADPDVSLSAEDREIGGLGIYMVKKSMDEISYEYKNGQNILTIKKNI; encoded by the coding sequence ATGAAAGAACTTACTATCGACGCAACCGTTGATAATATCGCACAGGTTACAGCTTTTGTAGACGAGAATCTCGAAACCTTTGATTGCCCTCTAAAAGCTCAAATGCAGATTGACATAGCTATAGATGAGCTTTTCGGAAACATTGCTCAATACGCCTATAATCCCGATATAGGTCCCGCGACTGTACGTGTTGAAGTAATCGAAAACCCGCTTTCCGTTCTGATCACATTTATAGATAATGGCATACCATATGATCCGCTTATAAAAGCCGATCCGGATGTTTCACTCTCGGCGGAAGACCGCGAGATCGGCGGCCTCGGAATTTATATGGTAAAAAAGAGCATGGATGAGATATCCTACGAATATAAAAACGGTCAAAACATTCTGACCATTAAAAAAAACATTTAG
- a CDS encoding SpoIIE family protein phosphatase: MEIDMAETFIKLSFTAIVPIIVSITIYFLEKKTNFKKLNFWIKQLIIGSVFGIVAVCGTEFGVSVNGATVNVRDAAVLSAGLIFGAPAGILAGIIGGVERWFAVLWGAGIYTRLACSISTVLAGFIGATLRKYMFDDKKPMWYYGLAIGTVTEILHMLMIFITNMSDVHTAFIFVKLCSLPMITLNGIAVMLAVLAVSIIGKEKIRITHEQKKISQTFQRWLLVCVAVAFCVTSIFTIVLQTQFSQNDTEKLLALNIKDVKAEISDASDENLLALTHTVAKEIQVNKNINSDYLTELANKYNIAEINIINESGIIIASTNSKFINYDMASGEQSDDFLVLLKDTTEYVQSYRPISYDKRISRKYAGVLLDGGGFVQVGYDAESFHTDIDTQVIGTTRNRHVGSEGCIIIANESNIVVSDRQGYEDQELISTGILIDTDTMAQGECFTAKVHGETCYCMYVVSEGYYIIAAIPQNEANFSRDISVYVTVFMEIIVFAAVFVMIYFLIKILVIENIQKINKSLAEITDGNLNVSVNVRTNEEFSSLSDDINSTVVTLKRYITEAAARIDKELEFAKAIQYSALPNVFPPYPDRTDFDIFAEMITAKEVGGDFYDFYMLGKDRLAFLIADVSGKGIPAAMFMMTSKTLIKSLAETGMDVNEVFTHTNEKLCENNDAGMFVTAWMGFLDLKTGLVSYANAGHNPPLVRHKNGSFEYLKTRGSFVLAGMEGTKYHKNELQLNEDDQIFLYTDGVTEATNAENQLYGEERLLKTLNSHKDETAEALCKIIKADVDKFVGDAPQFDDITMLCIRYNTKMQDMEQSI, translated from the coding sequence ATGGAGATTGACATGGCGGAAACTTTTATTAAATTGTCATTTACGGCGATAGTACCGATTATTGTTTCAATTACAATTTATTTCCTGGAAAAAAAGACAAATTTCAAAAAATTGAATTTCTGGATAAAGCAGTTAATCATAGGATCAGTGTTTGGTATAGTTGCCGTATGCGGAACCGAATTCGGAGTATCCGTCAACGGCGCGACAGTAAATGTCCGTGATGCGGCTGTGCTTTCCGCAGGGCTAATATTCGGCGCGCCCGCGGGAATTCTCGCAGGTATCATCGGGGGCGTTGAACGGTGGTTTGCGGTGCTGTGGGGCGCGGGGATTTATACAAGGCTCGCTTGTTCGATATCAACCGTCCTGGCCGGGTTTATCGGCGCGACACTCCGTAAATACATGTTTGACGACAAAAAACCGATGTGGTACTATGGTCTTGCCATCGGCACAGTGACTGAAATTCTGCATATGTTGATGATTTTTATTACCAATATGTCGGATGTGCATACTGCGTTTATCTTTGTAAAGCTCTGTTCCCTGCCGATGATTACCTTAAACGGTATTGCCGTCATGCTTGCGGTACTGGCAGTATCAATAATAGGCAAAGAAAAGATCCGTATCACACATGAACAGAAGAAAATTTCGCAGACTTTTCAACGGTGGCTGCTCGTGTGTGTTGCCGTTGCTTTTTGCGTTACCAGCATCTTTACTATTGTTCTTCAAACGCAATTCTCCCAAAACGACACAGAGAAATTGCTTGCTTTAAATATAAAAGATGTGAAAGCAGAGATTTCGGATGCATCAGATGAAAACCTTTTGGCTCTCACACATACAGTTGCGAAAGAAATACAAGTAAATAAAAATATCAACAGTGATTATTTAACTGAGCTGGCAAATAAGTATAATATTGCCGAGATTAATATTATTAATGAAAGCGGTATTATAATCGCAAGCACAAACAGTAAATTTATCAATTATGATATGGCAAGCGGAGAACAATCCGATGATTTTCTCGTACTGTTAAAAGACACGACCGAATATGTACAGAGTTATCGGCCGATTTCTTACGATAAAAGAATCTCACGGAAATATGCAGGTGTATTGTTGGACGGCGGAGGGTTCGTACAAGTCGGATATGACGCCGAAAGCTTTCATACAGATATTGACACACAAGTCATTGGCACCACCAGAAACAGACATGTCGGGTCAGAGGGTTGTATCATCATAGCAAATGAAAGTAACATTGTTGTAAGTGATCGACAAGGATACGAAGATCAGGAGCTTATATCAACCGGAATACTAATTGATACTGATACCATGGCACAGGGTGAATGTTTTACCGCGAAGGTTCACGGTGAAACGTGTTATTGTATGTATGTTGTATCCGAAGGTTATTATATCATAGCCGCAATACCGCAGAACGAAGCTAACTTCTCCCGCGATATATCGGTGTATGTGACGGTATTCATGGAAATTATTGTCTTTGCCGCCGTGTTTGTCATGATTTATTTTCTGATAAAAATACTTGTTATAGAAAACATTCAAAAAATAAACAAAAGTCTGGCTGAAATCACCGACGGTAATCTCAATGTATCGGTAAATGTACGAACCAATGAAGAATTTTCATCGCTGTCGGATGATATCAACTCAACGGTTGTCACACTCAAACGGTATATTACAGAGGCGGCGGCTCGGATCGACAAGGAACTGGAGTTTGCGAAAGCTATTCAATATTCAGCGTTACCGAATGTATTTCCGCCTTATCCGGACAGAACGGATTTTGACATTTTTGCAGAGATGATCACGGCAAAGGAAGTCGGCGGAGATTTTTATGATTTCTATATGCTTGGCAAAGACCGATTGGCTTTTCTTATTGCGGATGTATCGGGAAAAGGGATTCCGGCGGCTATGTTTATGATGACCTCGAAAACACTTATCAAAAGCCTTGCCGAAACAGGCATGGATGTAAACGAAGTTTTTACTCATACAAATGAAAAGCTCTGTGAAAACAATGATGCTGGAATGTTTGTTACAGCATGGATGGGTTTTCTTGATTTGAAAACCGGACTCGTCAGCTACGCGAACGCCGGACACAACCCGCCGCTTGTTCGTCATAAGAACGGCAGCTTTGAATATCTGAAAACCCGCGGAAGCTTTGTCCTGGCGGGAATGGAAGGAACAAAATATCATAAAAATGAGCTGCAATTAAACGAGGATGATCAGATATTTTTATATACAGACGGTGTAACGGAAGCAACTAATGCAGAAAATCAACTATATGGCGAGGAAAGGCTTTTAAAAACTTTGAATTCTCACAAAGACGAGACCGCGGAGGCTCTCTGTAAAATAATAAAAGCAGATGTTGATAAATTTGTCGGAGATGCTCCGCAGTTTGACGATATTACTATGTTATGCATCAGATACAATACAAAAATGCAGGATATGGAGCAAAGCATATGA
- a CDS encoding STAS domain-containing protein encodes MTIEKNINGSEMIVALTGRLDTTTSPQLEAEFKKSIDGVDCLILDFKNLEYLSSAGLRVLLAAQKVMNKQGKMVIRNVNDTISEVFEITGFGDILTIE; translated from the coding sequence ATGACTATCGAAAAGAACATAAACGGAAGTGAAATGATTGTTGCTCTGACAGGCAGATTGGACACAACCACCTCTCCTCAGCTTGAAGCGGAATTCAAAAAAAGCATCGACGGTGTGGACTGTCTTATTCTTGATTTTAAAAACCTGGAATACCTTTCATCCGCCGGATTACGTGTATTGCTTGCCGCTCAAAAAGTCATGAACAAACAGGGTAAAATGGTGATTCGTAATGTAAATGATACTATTTCGGAAGTTTTTGAAATTACGGGCTTTGGCGATATTCTGACAATAGAATAG
- a CDS encoding diguanylate cyclase encodes MLINRIINSSLVFQHVIENMHDGVLTIDNSGFITTINPAAEIILNKKKDEILGKKISEVFFVYPENDDFIQLILDAVYDASMSHHKICTYYTGEQNKSLFMTTSFLKVQIDNEVQPIGVTVLFSDVTELGELRDAAAALDKIKVLNQKLERLSYLDELTGLPNRRFFNDTCNREWYSAIQDQKPIAFIMIDIDYFKEINDNYGHGIGDKCLSSVSKALGNSLYRPNDMVARYGGDEFIVVLPNTDIEEVIVITKSIQNNISELNIENSYSPFKKLTVSIGAAGYVPEKGSHWENLLAGADKALNKAKQNGKNQILFL; translated from the coding sequence ATGCTAATAAACAGAATAATTAATAGTTCGCTTGTATTCCAGCATGTGATTGAAAATATGCATGACGGTGTTCTTACTATTGACAATTCCGGGTTTATAACTACGATCAATCCTGCTGCAGAAATAATTCTTAATAAGAAAAAAGATGAAATTTTGGGTAAAAAAATATCCGAGGTTTTTTTCGTATACCCGGAAAACGATGACTTTATTCAACTCATACTCGATGCGGTATATGACGCTTCGATGAGCCATCATAAAATTTGTACTTATTACACGGGCGAACAAAATAAATCTCTGTTTATGACGACATCGTTTCTAAAAGTTCAAATTGATAATGAAGTTCAACCCATTGGCGTTACGGTGTTGTTCAGTGATGTAACCGAATTAGGAGAACTGCGCGATGCGGCGGCGGCGCTTGATAAGATAAAAGTATTAAACCAAAAGTTGGAGAGGCTGTCCTATTTGGATGAATTGACCGGCTTGCCTAACCGCCGCTTTTTTAATGATACATGCAATCGGGAATGGTACAGTGCAATTCAGGATCAAAAACCGATCGCTTTTATCATGATTGATATAGATTATTTTAAAGAAATCAATGATAATTATGGTCATGGTATCGGCGATAAATGCCTTTCATCTGTTTCTAAAGCACTCGGTAATTCGTTGTACAGACCAAATGATATGGTTGCGCGTTATGGCGGAGATGAATTTATCGTGGTTTTACCTAATACCGATATTGAAGAAGTTATTGTTATAACAAAAAGCATTCAAAACAATATATCAGAATTGAATATTGAAAATTCGTATTCTCCATTTAAAAAGCTGACGGTCAGCATCGGTGCTGCCGGTTATGTTCCGGAAAAAGGATCTCATTGGGAAAATCTTTTGGCCGGTGCTGATAAGGCACTTAATAAAGCAAAACAAAACGGCAAAAATCAAATATTGTTTTTATAA